GAGATTTCATCAAGAAGCTCAAGCCTGTTTTTCATGGCAAGCATAACAAGGAAGGAGGAGGTGAATCCGTCCAGCATTCCTTTATCATTAAGGCTTCTGATTACAGTCGCTTTGTCTTCCTTGGAGATAACGGGATTTTTGACAAAAACGCCGAAGTCCTTAGAATCGCCAGCGAGTGCGGCAACCGCGTCCAGCTTCTCAATAACGGAAGAGAGGCTGCCTGCTGATCTGGCTTCTTCATAAAGGGCTGAGGCGTAACGTCTTGCTGCTACCTGTGTTCTCACCTGATCACCCCTAATTTCTTTATGTAATTGCCGAGGATCTCGTTCTGCTTCTCAGCGGTCAGTTCCTGACCGAGCTTAGCCTGAGCAGCATTAAGAGCGGCTGCGACCGCCTGTTTTTTAAGCTCTTCGGAGGCCTTTTTGTAATCAGCCTGAATCCTGCTTTCTGCGAGACGGCCAAGCTTTTCGATCTGCTTTTCAGCATCTTCGATTATAGCCTTTTTCTCGTTTTCGGCTGCTTCAAGTGCTCTCTGCTTCATGGTTTCAAGATCTTTCTCGAAGCCTTTCATCTTCAGCTTGTAGCTTTCGATCTCCGTTTTGGCGGTATCGTTGGCTTCCTTAGCTGTCTGAATGGACTTCTCAATCTCTTTTGATCTCTTGTCAAGAAACTCAAGGATAGGCTTTTTAAGAAGCTTAAAGAGAATGATAACGAAAAGAACAAAAACAAGCACCCTGTAGCCGAAGTTTTTGAGCATAGCGCCCATGTCTACGGTTCCGTGTCCGTCACCGGCTGCGAAAGCGCTGAGTGAAACTGCCGCGAGGATCAATGTAAAAATGATTTTCTTCACTGTCATTCCCCCTACGCAGACTTAAGAATTTTCTGAACTATCAGATCGGAGAGTTCGCCGACCATTGAGTCCATGTTTTTAGCTGCGGCTTCTTTTTCGCTTTCAAGCTTAAGCAGCGCCGCCTCAACCTTTGCGTCTACCTCTGCTTTGGCCTGAGCAACCTTCGCTGCTGCATCCTTAGAGGCTTCCTCTCTGATTTTTCTCTGGTACTCAGCCATTTCAGCTCTCATGGCATCCATCTTCTC
The genomic region above belongs to Geovibrio ferrireducens and contains:
- the atpH gene encoding ATP synthase F1 subunit delta → MRTQVAARRYASALYEEARSAGSLSSVIEKLDAVAALAGDSKDFGVFVKNPVISKEDKATVIRSLNDKGMLDGFTSSFLVMLAMKNRLELLDEISGYLKTLAMEEKGEAVAEVTSATELSGDAVKSLEEALSKITGKKITAVVTVDKSILGGVVAKVGSTLYDASIRGQINKIRDRLIS
- a CDS encoding F0F1 ATP synthase subunit B family protein, yielding MVYVDFTIVIQIIQFLLIIFISKKLILDPTLKTIQSRDSRIKSLTDEAEGLRAEVEAGRKSYAEKMDAMRAEMAEYQRKIREEASKDAAAKVAQAKAEVDAKVEAALLKLESEKEAAAKNMDSMVGELSDLIVQKILKSA
- a CDS encoding ATP synthase F0 subunit B encodes the protein MKKIIFTLILAAVSLSAFAAGDGHGTVDMGAMLKNFGYRVLVFVLFVIILFKLLKKPILEFLDKRSKEIEKSIQTAKEANDTAKTEIESYKLKMKGFEKDLETMKQRALEAAENEKKAIIEDAEKQIEKLGRLAESRIQADYKKASEELKKQAVAAALNAAQAKLGQELTAEKQNEILGNYIKKLGVIR